DNA from Ananas comosus cultivar F153 linkage group 12, ASM154086v1, whole genome shotgun sequence:
AATTTACTAAATGCTGTAAAGAATAGGATCGGATTACGTGATGGAAAATTGTTATTCGGATATAAAGGTAAAAATCTCATGTATTTAGACTTGAGCCATTTTATAAGATATTCAAAGCCTCCTTTCCTTTTAGCATTTCATATCTCTTAAACATACACTTGATCATTCACGAGTCTTTTGCAAGTCAATCACATAGTCAAGATACTTCCCAAAGTTTTTccgatattattattttttttaagtggtCATTTTCCATCGTAATTTTACAAGTCAACTTTGCTGTTTTCTGGATATCACCTGTGAAATAAGTGTAAAGAAATGATATTGTGTGTTTTGAGTTCGTGTGAGAAAAGCTGAGGACATTGTGTTCTAGGCGTCCTACTTTCTTTTATCTGGTTTGAGTATTTgtagtaattttaatttattagatatCCTATTTTTAATCTGGTTTGAATAGTTgtagtaattttaatttattggatCCTCTTGTTATTTTTGCAATTCTTTGTAGTTTATAGACATACTTATCGATTTATATACTCTCTACTTGTAGGTAATTTAACAGGGAAGCTTATTTGGGGAGCTTTGGATGATGTCGTAATGGGAGGTGTTAGTGAAAGTACATTCCAGGTTGATCCAACTGGAAGTGAAACTGGTGGTCCAACTGGCTTATTCAAAGGTTTCTTCTTCTTATCTCATATACTTCAATTGCAGATTGCCAATGCTGTACAATACAGAAGTCCTCATATAGTAATGATATTATTGTATAGTTCACGTATCTGAATTTgcttctcctttcctttatcACCAGGAGTCGTTTCTACTTCAAACAATGGTGGGTTTACTAGCATTAGGACAAAGGTAAGGATGTATGGAATAAAAGCAAATAGTGCTTTTAAATTTGGTCACTTCAAAATAAGAGTTATAACTAATTTGTAAATGTTATGAGATTCATggcctttttcttttccaagaTATTTCAAATCTTCAAGTTTCTTGGAATGTGCACATACTAGTTTTGATGAGGGAAAGATCATGAAATAGTTTGACAAGagcttttagattttttttttagcctaAATTTATCCTGATTTTAAGTGTATGGAAACATGAAACCTTGCTCCCTCATTTTAAGAATCTTGAACTAGAACATCAGAGAAATTTTTGCTGTTATGTCGCTGATGAGTCCAATTATTTCTGCGGATACAGAATTTTACTGTACCGGAGGACCTTTCAGCATATGATGGTATTGAATTAAGAGTTAAAGGCGATGGTCGTCGTTACAAGCTTATTTTACGTACTTCCGCTGATTGGGATACTGTAGGGTATACTGCAAGCTTTGACACTGTTAAGGGCCAGTGGCAGACAGTATGTCATTCTTTAGTCCAAATCTTTCTTTTGTGTATTTTACATGTATACCTCTGTTTTGGTTGGCTAAATTTTTCTTTGATCAGATACGAGTACCTTTTTCTTCGTTACGGCCTGTATTTCGGGCTCAAACTATGGCTGATGCTCCTCCATTTGATCCAAGCAAATTATTTGCACTGCAGGCACGAATTCTGTTTTCTTCTACGGTTCTCAATACTGATTGTGGTTATTATTGGTTCAACTAAATccagtaaaagaaaaattattttacagcTTATGTTCAGCAAGTTTGAATATGATGGAAAACTCAACCCAACGTTTGTTGAAGGCCCATTTGAGCTCCCATTTTCTAGCATAAAAGCATATTTGAAGGAGCCTATTACTCCCAGGTTTCATTCCTTACTAAGACTAATAAGTTATCTTAGCTTTGCACTTGTATTTGGAAATTGGATAAATTACTCTAAGGGTCCTCAACCTTTTAGGGTAGTTCAGATTGGTCCCCgaagtttcttttttcttttttttttttggctactgcttcattcattcagtAGGTGAATTTAGCAATTGCGGGAAGCAATAGGGCTTCcacgaaaaaagaaaactaaactaaactaaactaaacaCAATAAGTCTCCCACAGGATCCTTAATGAGCGTAAATCAGCCAACACTTGTCTTAATGTGAGCTTTCTTTTCTCGAAAATTCTTCGAGTTCTTATCCTTTGCATTCCACTGCAATCTTACTcttttaattaaattacttCGTCAAATTGAATAGAAATTTCTCCATACTAGTCACATGGAAATGTCTTTTGGACTTATTATATGGTGATTGCCTAGGGATTTTTGTCCAATTTATTGGTGCATTCAATTAAAAGGGTAAGGTTGCAAGGTATTGAAAATTGTTAGGGACCCGATTATAACAATTAAAAGATTGGGGACTAAACTGAAAATACTAGAAAATGGGACCCTCTAAATATGGTTTCATTTTGCAGGTTTGTACATGTAAGTTCAGCAGGAGTTACTAGACCTGATAGACCCGGGCTTGATTTAAGCAAACAACCTCCTGCGGTGCGCTTGAACAAAGAGCTCGGATTTATTCTAACTTATAAACTAAAGGTGCTTTATTCTAACTTATAAACTAAAGGTGCTTCTGTTTATTTCGAGCACTTATAGGGTACTATATAAGCATAGTCTTAAGCGTCATCCTGTTGTCTATAATCAAATTTGATGTCTTTGACTGAATTTAAGTACtagaaattttgatttcatattTAGTTGACGGCATTTTGTATCAATTCGTATCAATCGCAAAGTTTTGTATCTACAATGAATACACAACTATACATGTGTATTTTATACTACATAGTACATAGGTATATATGCATCCACCCAATTTGGATTGCAGATAACATGTGTATTTTATACTACATTAGTACATAGGTATATATGCATCCACCCAATTGGATTGCAGATACTACTATGCAAGCAAGCTGCATTCCAATCATTTAGTTGTAGGTTAATCATATGACTTTTTATATTGAACGTTCTTGTCAATATTGGTGTTAACAGTTTTATTCCATGCACAATTAGGGTGAGGATTTGATACGGGAAAGTGGTGTTCCTTACACAATTGTGCGACCGTGTGCATTAACTGAAGAACCTGCAGGTGCTGATCTCATATTTGACCAAGGAGACAATATTACGGTAATTGGAGCGCGCTTTAATTGTTAATTTCATATGTTTGGTGTTAGGTttcttacctttttcttttttttcaagtttGTTACAAATTACGTCCCTAAATTTTGATCCGGATAACAGCTCAGAGCATCAATGCTAACAGTTTTATCTCTGAAATTGGTACTTTGTGACAATTAAGTCCCTTTCTAGTATACTGTATGAAGAATGATGCAATATCAGCACTGCTGTTCAAATTGAAACATCAAAAAGTTGCTATGTTAATAAAATCTAATGACTGTTGATGTGGTATATCTTCTTTGGTTGAGGGGTGGGTTTTTGGGTTGGGCGGGGGTGGGGTGTTGGGGGGTGTGGTTGGGAAGAGGGGGTTGGGGTTTAAACGGTAGGCTAACAGGACATAATTGTTACGAGGGATAAACCTTAGGATTAAAATGTAAGAGAAACTCTGAAGATGTAATTGAAACCAGGGTAAACTTCAGGGACTAAGGTTgtaacaaacttttttttttttttaatcggcTATGTTAAGCTAAACAAAAGTGTAATTACGCAATCTCATGAATTACTTTCTTGTAAATGTTCATCTAAGTATTGctatttttttcctcaaaaaaaaaaaaaagtattactaTGTTTGAGAAAAGATAAATGAGCCTAATGTATATAATTTACAGGGTAAGATATCAAGGGAAGAGGTTGCTCGGATATGTGTCGCCGCTTTGGAAAGCCCATATGCATGTGGAAAGACTTTTGAGGTTAGAATAGAGCACTCATTTGCATTATTTGTATCGTGAACTTAATTTTCATTATCaaggagagaaggaaaaaaaaatctttatatgTGGAGGTAAGCACTTGTCATGTTATTCAATAACCAACGGGTGTGGGAACAACTCGAGCATTTCTGAGAGGTGGATACTCCGGACCAACCTAATTTTCACTGCCCTTTAGTTTATCCATACGAAAAGAGAAATCGCCGCATTTACATCAAGCAATTGAATACTATGACTATATTTGTTTACAAATTTACATTTGGTTAGTTTTTTCtgtattttctttttggctGCTTTTTGTGTGGACATCGATTGATTGTGTTCTCACCTGCAGGTTAAATCTACCGTTCCGTTTAGCGAGCCATTTGTAGTGGATCCTGCGAACCCTCCCCCCGAGAAGGATTACGATATTTACTTCAAAACTCTCAAAGAAGGAATCACCGGCGAAGAGGCGTTGGAGAAGAGCCCTGTTCCAGCTTGAGAAGAACAAAAATTTTTGCTCCGTCGCAGGCTATAAAATAATACTATTTGGATGGTTTCTAGCATCTGTATGAAGTAACCATCCCATAactttttcatttaacaatactaccttttctatatatatttttttcctacagaATCATGAAGTAGATTTGGCGTACTTTTCTCAATCACCAAACATGTAAACATtacaaaccaaaaaagaaaaaaaaaatcgatgaCCTATCACTAAATATCTTATAGTTGGAGGAGCGTCTGTATAGGAAAGGGTATGTTTTGTATTTATGCAATGTGAATATTTGGACTGATAATTATAAATGATTGGCCTGTAACATGAATGTATTTTAGCTATGGTATTTATTGCTTGATCTTTTGAAAAAGGTGGTGTGATTTCCCTTTCCTTTCATATTATGGAGGAGAGCACGTCATTTATAGTAAATGAATAAAATGGTTGATTTTAGCGAGGGCATTGCTAATAATTTTAGCGAAGGTATTATAATATTGTGATCGTTGAATATCGGCCATCAAATCCTTGCCTAGATGCATGAGATATTATCACTATAAGATTTGTGGTTGTTTTTGTCCAATTAATGTCTAGGATAAGGgggaaaatattttattaaccCTATTTTAAAAGTCATGCTAAATAGACATTTACTAAGAAGAATTTTTGGTACGTGGATGTAATAAACATCTCATCTAATGGAATCCAAAATTAAGAATgacaaccgaccgtccctagagcaagtggcaaaagatttggtggttggtacccgagacccaagttcgaatcctagttgtttcacattttccagctaagtttatttctaaatgaaataaacaaagcaggtagcgtgctacctatctctcaaaaaaaaaaaaaaaaaaaattaagaatgacATATGCTAATggaatccaaaatcagaataacatatgctataaaattaatttacgcATCCAACTGGCCAATTTAGTGGTTCTTCTAATTTCTattaaacaatatataaattttcgAATCACAGTGAACTAGTTTAATACTGCTGAATATAACAGCTATCACGCGGGCAACACGTGCTCTGCGTGTTAGAACTAGAAATAAAAAACCTTTTTGTCGAAATAACCTTATAAAACTTCATATTTGGATATATAACTCTCTGAAATTTCTTtagcaaattaattttttttttatgctgaattggcaaaatgaaaattattttgccaaatatttttttaaaaaattatttacttaattataatattttttttaaggttatttataaaaaaaaaaaaaccgaaataAAGCTTGGCACTGGAGCGGATAAACGTCCAATCCATTCCCCTCTATCCGGTGGGGAGATAGAGAcagagcatttttttttccttttttttttttatttgggtgGGTGTGTAGTGGGAATTACTAAATTAGGAATAGATGGgcaccttttttcttcttcttcctcttcctcttcctcttcctcctcctcaaaACTGCATTCTCTCGACGCAACCCAGAATAAGTTCAATCCTTAAGCTGAGCCATTCCAAGCCCACAACCTACAGGAGAGGTAGCCATGGCTGTTATTTCCTTCAATTTCCTCCCATTTTTATCTGATGTGAACTTGAATCTGCAGTTACCCACAAGTTCATTTGCTTTTTCTGGTTCAAATTTCTTCATGAATCTGTCGCCATTTGTAGGCTTTTAGTAAATTTGAAGAATTGCTAGCTCAAGTATTAAGATAGAGAAACCTACTCCAACCTGTTACCCAAAGATCCATCCAGTAGAAAAAATGGTTAAAGATTTAGTCTTAACACTTTCGCTGACGTGTATGGTGGATATCAGATGAACTATGTCACGTGCACTCAATCGAGCTCAGAACCTCTTGGATGGAGAGGGTTTAGACCTGGCTCCAATACTATATTATCTAAAAGATTGATGTTTAGGATTAGTCTTAACAAAATCATCCTTCTCTGCATTTTGTatatttggtaaaaatatattgttCCATTTATCATGTGAATGCAGATATCTTGTGTTACTATGTAACGATCCGACtcgctaacaataataaatcgttagacccaaaccaccggcccaaattGTTTAAGctcggttattattactagtgtgcgaggtctcatataaactgatcagaatcagtatcttatccgatgtgggactattgggacgTTACATACTACACATAAATTCGAAAATTGTGAATTTGGAATCTCGATAATGTCCATTTTCTTAAAATGCTTTGTAACTTGCTGAATTTTAGATAGGATATCTGCTGTTAAGTAAGCTGCCTTTTTAAGCAACTGAGGTATAATCTTTTGATGCAGCTTATTGCACTTGACAGAGATTGCAGATGGGCTTCTACACCTTGCTTCTCAGAAACGCTTCTCGCAATCATCCATTTCGCATGTTAGATGTGAAGCAAACAGAAGAGGACGGCCTCGAAGGGAAAGGGATAGTCCCCCCGTTAGTCGAAATGCAAAGGATGGCGATGATTTGAAGGACCCGCCATTATCCAATAGCGAGGCATCCAAAACCTCTGACCAGGATGAGATAATTTCTTTGTTTAGAAGAATACGATCTTCGATAGCAAAAGGTGAATCTGTTGCTGCTAGAAGAAGAAGCCCTACCAATGTAAAAGAGAAGCCGGCGGTTAAGTCGATTCAGCGACACCCAAGTAGGAAGCAAGTGCGAGGTATATTGATTggaatctctctttctctcatctcCGTGTCCTCATACCTGTTTATTGTAGTGGCAATGCTTCCTTAGATTGATCTTCTTAAATTCTTGAAGTTAATTATAGCATCCTTAGTTAATTTGGACTAATAATTCAGGAATGTTGTTTCACTTTCTTGTTAGATTATGAATACCCCTATAAAACTATCTAACTACTCAATACACCTGCAAAATAAGAATGCGAAGATAAGCCCTTCAAAAGATTGCATGGCTTTGCcaatttagaatattttgttaagaAACTGCAGCTTGAATTTCCAGTAGTGCTATGATTCTTTTTGGCTTCTGAGAACTTTTAAATTGTTCGTCTTTAATCCTCGCTATTTGTATATGCTTGATAAAGCTCCGAGAGAAGAA
Protein-coding regions in this window:
- the LOC109718545 gene encoding uncharacterized protein LOC109718545 isoform X2 yields the protein MDCCCSSYGIVSSLSPTTLFRNPKGFCSITYSNNFNHKVPSSRSKRVTQLNSRSYKSVVFAESSWQSWDFGRFVKTLYFFNGPPNPLKFMESLLAKLSSPNSSQPLAKPETSGIILVTGATGGVGRRVVDILRKKGLPVRVLIVGDITKADTLSPEYFKGVKKVINSVSVIVGPKEGDTPDRDKYKQGIKFFEPEIKGDSPEKVEYIGMQNLLNAVKNRIGLRDGKLLFGYKGNLTGKLIWGALDDVVMGGVSESTFQVDPTGSETGGPTGLFKGVVSTSNNGGFTSIRTKNFTVPEDLSAYDGIELRVKGDGRRYKLILRTSADWDTVGYTASFDTVKGQWQTIRVPFSSLRPVFRAQTMADAPPFDPSKLFALQLMFSKFEYDGKLNPTFVEGPFELPFSSIKAYLKEPITPRFVHVSSAGVTRPDRPGLDLSKQPPAVRLNKELGFILTYKLKGEDLIRESGVPYTIVRPCALTEEPAGADLIFDQGDNITGKISREEVARICVAALESPYACGKTFEVKSTVPFSEPFVVDPANPPPEKDYDIYFKTLKEGITGEEALEKSPVPA
- the LOC109718545 gene encoding uncharacterized protein LOC109718545 isoform X1, with translation MDCCCSSYGIVSSLSPTTLFRNPKGFCSITYSNNFNHKVPSSRSKRVTQLNSRSYKSVVFAESSWQSWDFGRFVKTLYFFNGPPNPLKFMESLLAKLSSPNSSQPLAKPETSGIILVTGATGGVGRRVVDILRKKGLPVRVLVRNEEKAKNMLGLDIDMIVGDITKADTLSPEYFKGVKKVINSVSVIVGPKEGDTPDRDKYKQGIKFFEPEIKGDSPEKVEYIGMQNLLNAVKNRIGLRDGKLLFGYKGNLTGKLIWGALDDVVMGGVSESTFQVDPTGSETGGPTGLFKGVVSTSNNGGFTSIRTKNFTVPEDLSAYDGIELRVKGDGRRYKLILRTSADWDTVGYTASFDTVKGQWQTIRVPFSSLRPVFRAQTMADAPPFDPSKLFALQLMFSKFEYDGKLNPTFVEGPFELPFSSIKAYLKEPITPRFVHVSSAGVTRPDRPGLDLSKQPPAVRLNKELGFILTYKLKGEDLIRESGVPYTIVRPCALTEEPAGADLIFDQGDNITGKISREEVARICVAALESPYACGKTFEVKSTVPFSEPFVVDPANPPPEKDYDIYFKTLKEGITGEEALEKSPVPA
- the LOC109718545 gene encoding uncharacterized protein LOC109718545 isoform X3 encodes the protein MDCCCSSYGIVSSLSPTTLFRNPKGFCSITYSNNFNHKVPSSRSKRVTQLNSRSYKSVVFAESSWQSWDFGRFVKTLYFFNGPPNPLKFMESLLAKLSSPNSSQPLAKPETSGIILVTGATGGVGRRVVDILRKKGLPVRVLVRNEEKAKNMLGLDIDMGIKFFEPEIKGDSPEKVEYIGMQNLLNAVKNRIGLRDGKLLFGYKGNLTGKLIWGALDDVVMGGVSESTFQVDPTGSETGGPTGLFKGVVSTSNNGGFTSIRTKNFTVPEDLSAYDGIELRVKGDGRRYKLILRTSADWDTVGYTASFDTVKGQWQTIRVPFSSLRPVFRAQTMADAPPFDPSKLFALQLMFSKFEYDGKLNPTFVEGPFELPFSSIKAYLKEPITPRFVHVSSAGVTRPDRPGLDLSKQPPAVRLNKELGFILTYKLKGEDLIRESGVPYTIVRPCALTEEPAGADLIFDQGDNITGKISREEVARICVAALESPYACGKTFEVKSTVPFSEPFVVDPANPPPEKDYDIYFKTLKEGITGEEALEKSPVPA
- the LOC109717935 gene encoding SAP-like protein BP-73 yields the protein MGTFFLLLPLPLPLPPPQNCILSTQPRISSILKLSHSKPTTYRREIADGLLHLASQKRFSQSSISHVRCEANRRGRPRRERDSPPVSRNAKDGDDLKDPPLSNSEASKTSDQDEIISLFRRIRSSIAKGESVAARRRSPTNVKEKPAVKSIQRHPSRKQVRAPREEVEREAALSKFSSSEDEQGKRDSPPPVNTAKLSRPASNFVKRSPIPPPPATRKTNKNAADEHSPTEIRKEASEILKLEELKLVELKELAKEKGVKGYSRLKKGELIELLKGLV